Genomic window (Eubalaena glacialis isolate mEubGla1 chromosome 6, mEubGla1.1.hap2.+ XY, whole genome shotgun sequence):
tatttaaagaacactccaaactcaacaataagaaagcaaacaacccaatagaaaaatggacaaaacatgGAGCAGtttctttattaaagaaattataaaataagccatgatggaaaatggaaaataagcaatGCCTATGCTCAGAATCATCAGTCACTAGCAatttaaaaccacagtgaaatactacTATATACAGTTCATAGAatgactaaaaattttaaaactgtaccTATACCAAATGTtggaaaaaaacctgaaacaaCTTGAATTCTTATACacagctggtgggaatataaaatgatgcagtcactttggaaaacagtctgttccttaaaagttaaacattgacgTATCATATGATCACATCATTCCACTCAAAGTGTCTGCCCAAGAGAATTGAACACATGTGTCCATTCAAAAACttatatacaaatgttcatagcatatTTGTGTTTGTAGTTTCCAAAAACTGCACACAACCCAATTGTCCATCAACTTATGAGTAGATAAACATATTATATTATATCCATATCATGGAACACTGAACAGCAATTCAAGGAACAACTAcaccatggatgaatctcaaaataagtatacttagtgaaagaaagaaaaaaagaatatatgctctacaatttcatttcatttaataaaatgttagaaaatacaaactaaccCAAAATGGCAGAAGGAAGATTAAtggttgcctggggatggggTAGGGGTGGAGTGAGGTGGAGAAGGCTGGAAGGGAAGGACTACATGGGGCATAAGGAGATTTTTGGGGAGTGATGAATATGATTATTATCTTGATTTGGGTTTAAAcaaatgtcaaaacttatcaaactgtACTCTTTAAATATGCTCaacttatacctcaataaagctgataaaATATATTGGcaaagagaggaaatcaaaacctttgaatagggatgctgtgaggattaaatcagttaATATGTGTAAAACCATGTCTGGTATGCAATAAGGACTCAGTAGATAGTAGCTAATAAGGTGAAAGGGACACAATACAAGGATTAAATATGAATTGTGGAAGGGGTACCTCCACCTACACTGTCTTTAATACAGGTATGAAAGTATTCAAACGATTTTCTAACATCATGGAGGGAAAGTTCTTGCGTATGAATAAAGTAGGAATGAGTGTAGCAAATTTTGTTCAAATCATGTATAAGCCATAGTTTCCATACTCAAGAATATTATAGTAAAAATTCAGTTGAAAGTAGATTACAGCCTGACAACTTTATCAGTTACCCCAAACTCTACATTACTTAATTCTTTCAATTGATTATAATTTCGTGATTTTACACATGGCATCCAACAGGGGGTgctaaaattagaacacttcatTATGTTGCAGATTGCAATGTACTGACTTCAGATAATTAACTGGTTGTCTTCTCTAAACCAAGCTAAAATGAATACTAATCAGAATATTAGGATGGGCAGGAGAAGAAAAGCTTGACAGAAGGGTGTTCAGTCCACCTGAATCTCTTTCTGTCTTCGTGTTCTTTTATATTCCTTGAAAGTTGACTTTCCCTGGTGAAAATGGATAGATAGTGATAAAAGTATGTAAAAGAGATTCTTGACTAAGTAATGGTcaatttttatttgataaagaaAATCTAAGTTATATTTTGTGAATGCTATATTTATTAAGGATCAACTAAGTTTCTCTACATGCATTGAGAATAATGATCACACCTACTTGAACAGGAtgtagtgaggattaaatcagttaatacatgtaaaacacttagaacaatgtctggtaTATAATAAGGACTTAGTAAATAATAGCTAATAAGTGTGCTGtaatatattcagaaaataagtcatgtaaaaagaatgtttttcttGCAATGCAAAGAAAGGAGTGTGTgttttcacacatacacacacacactcctttctTTGCATTGCAAGAAACAGTGGGTTTTCCCTCTTTCCAATCTGTGCTGCAATTTAATCATAGCTCTCGCTTCTTGAAATCAGTTACTGGATCACTGTGCCTGTAGGACAAAATCTTAACTACTTCCCTGATGACTGAATTAGATTTAGCACGTGAATCTTAGTTTACTTACTACAACTTGCCTGTAAGAACCCTCCACTGAAAACGcggtcaacattttttttttctgtctttatacCTTTTGCCACAGCCTGAATTGTCTTCATATTCTCCTAAACACCTGCCATTCCCTCACATCCCTCAAAATTAATATCAAAAGCCAACTTTAGGTAAAGCCCATGAACAACGTTTGCCTTTCTCCATATACCATTTATAGAACTTATTAAACAGTGACATGGATTGTGTATCCATCTTATCACTTCTATAAGATTGGATGTGTCTGGAAGCAGAAATCAATAGTATCttggtatcattgtcaacgtctgtCATGTTTTGCACATacaaaatgttcaataaatatttattgaatgaatgagtgaatacaaGGGAGTCATTTATTGGCATAAGTTTATTGTTGCAATGCTCTGAGGATTCTTTGTGtccaagaaaaagggaaaatcgGGGTTGTTTTTTCTAGAGCAGGAGAGGTAAGGACCCCTAGTTCATTGAAGCAAAAGCAACGAAGTGGGTAAATCTGGAGGAACACACAGGATACCCAGTTCCTCAGTCCCTCCCTGGGCTCTTGCATCAGAAGAGCCTGAAACATGTCGTTTATAAAAGCTTACTAATGAGGTACCTGCTGTTATGTCTGCGTGAGCTCTACTTTTATACTGAGAGACTCATTATCAAAAAATGTCAGTTCAACATTTGTTATATTAGGGGACAACTTACATTCAAGGCACCTCTAATTTTTGAAATCCATGAAAATTTTTGCAGTGTTACCTACTCACAACAGAAAAATGAGAGTCTCGTGGAGGTGCTCTAAAGGAATTAAACCCAAGGTGGTACTCTTTGGAATGGGTTAAGAATTCCAAAGCAAGAAAATTAATTATTCTGCTATAGTGTTTTGCAGTTTACACTTACTTTTTCTTACATCTCAACATCTCCTAAAATGACACTGAAAATAGACataaatatttctgttgtttcatgAAAGGATACTGAGAGTGACTGGGGCTCAGAGTGATTATGCAAATTGCCCAGGGTCAACCAGTTAGTAAATGATGGTATCAATGTATCTCTATATACTATCATATTGGATAAtgggaaataaaacattttagggGTCAAGGACAACCAAACAAATGTTCAAATGTTTGAACACCCTTTgtttaaatgtttctcttcatATCAAAACTTTCTATATCTCAATTTTTCTCATATGaatacttgaaattttaaaatttactgtaaaTAATTGTGAGGATAAATTGACATTACACATGTGGGTATGCACAGCGCAAGGTATTGCCCAGAATAGacagtaatacatatacatacatacacacaaatatattgatgtaCTTACGATGCAGATGTCGGACTCTTGCTTATAAACGAGAAGAGCAGGCATAAAGAGCATTGACCTATAAAATTGATAAGCATTCAATTAAATATGGCTATACTTATTACTAACGCCATTCAGCTGAAGCATCCAGGATTTCACAAGAGGACTCTTGCAATGTGTACAAACAGTATCACGTGATGAAAGCTGGCAGGGTGGGGAGTGGAGTGAGGGGGGACTCCTCAAACACATCAGGTACAAATCGTCAAAGGGTAATGTTCTCTGACCTAAAATACTGAGATAATTTCAACATGTTAGCCCAGAACCTCAGAGACtatatcatattcttttcctatttctatCCCTGGTAGTAAAATAGTCCTGTATTGGCTCACAGAGAAATTAATCTTCTATATCACAGATTCTAGTCCAGGACAGAGGGAGAATTACTAAGCATATCCACTGAACATAAACATAGAAGAAAGGGCTGTGATTTACGTTGAATTTTTAGCTAAAGGGAATTGGTACTTAGATCCAGtagataattaaattttttttttaaatagcacttGGAGCCACTAGATATGTTGGTATATGAAAAATACAGTGGGATAGTTGAGGCTAAACACAATCATGCATCGTTTAAACAAATTTTTACCAGAAAATATATCCCCAAATAACCTTCAAAGTATTCATACTTAGGAAAACTCTACATTTATTTTGATGCTATTGCCCATCCATGTACAGCAGTttaaatgtttctctttggaaACTGCCATCAGAATCaatgtaaaaagcaaaaccaaatccATTTCTATGTCTTAATCattgttctaatttctttttctttttaaccaagaACATTAGTTTTCAGTTGGAACATGAGTAACCATGAAATGATAAGCCTATAATaactatgaaaaatgtcatgttgtatcatttttttaaaggggtTTTACTCATTTGCTTCTGTTTGCAGTAAGATCCATAATTTAAACAgcccaatttatttatttgtattaagaATACACATAAATCAAACTTTCAACTtgactcaatttatttattgaaatgaataaaatgagcatgactttttaaaaaaagatatttcagtgGGGAGTCACTTTCCACCGGGATTCTAAAATAGAGCAAAGCACAAATTTCGGCACATTGAAATTTTCTACAGTATACTATTTTTAGACTCTCTCTGCCCCAAATCTTATAGGTTATaggatttttcattcttttacgacATAATTGCTTTCAAGTTTTTTACCTTTGGCAATTTCCAAAAAGCATAGAATTCCCCCTCAAAGACAGATAATTTGCCATTGTTTTAAAGAAGTTCGTTACCACTCTTCAAGTCCATTTCAAGAGAGGAGTTCTAAGAATGTTTATGTAGTGGCGGTTATAATTAGAATAAGTAAATGACCTTTAAAATACCTGTTTAGGTTGGATACTTTAAGAAGCAGAGGTACTATGAAAATTCCATCACACTGCTTTATAGATATACTTAATTATTGGAAGGCATTGCAAGGAGCACCCAGTGTTACGGGAGGTGGAGGCACCACTTCCTGGGCTATAATAGAGTTCTGATGCCATCTCAGGCAACAAGGAGGAAGAGAGTCTGTACAGAATCACCACCTTCTGTGGGTATTTCAGGGAGCAAGCCGAATGAGAAACTTGAAACACTCACTTCTTTCAAATCAACCACTACCTGCTCTTGAAATCTCACTGTGCCTTGTCACAACTACTGCTCTGGAAACTACAGCTTGGGATCCCTCAGAAATGCCCATCatgttcctcctccctcctccattgCCCTCTGCTCTATGAATGTGAGTGGTGGGGATGTTCTCTGCTTGCCCAGCAGCTGTCAAAACCATACCTGGCTCCTGAACAATGGCCAAGAGACCTGCAGTGAACCTACCAGCTGCCAGCCGGCCAACTGCGAGCCCAGCAACTGTGAAACTTCCAGCTGCCCTTCCTCTGGTTGCTATGTGCCCAGACCCTGCCAAGGCACCAGTTTTATTCCTGCTTCTTCTTACATCTCTGGATCCTGCTTCCCAGTATGTTATAGACCTCTGAGCTATGTGTCTAGCAGCTGCCAACCCCTGAACCTCCTCACTTATGGATGCCGCCCCTTGGGTTATTTGCCTGGTGGTCCTCATCCCGACAGCATTACCCACTGTAATGCTTTTCTCCCTTGATCCACCGAAATTGTCTTTTTATACATTTACCCTTTCTATTATCCCCATCATCACTCAAGTTGGGTGTGTTCCCCTTTGGTGAATACATACATTTCttactgccatcttgactcctatCTCTAGTGTCTTCTCTTTAGCTTGAATACTATGTTTAGAGTTAATACtcctaaaattaatttcatcataTGACTCTTACTCAAAAATGTCAATAACTCTCTTTTGCCCACAGAGAATTTTCCAAACACTTGATTTGCCCTCCTCTACTTCCCAATAGAGATTCTGTATATTTGCTTCATGTCTTCAATTACTCCACACCTGCCCTCATTTCATATCATCTCCTTGTTCACTCTACCCTTCCTCTCCTTTGGGATAATTCTTTTGGCATTGTGTCCAGCAGCCTCAGACCTCTGTGTCCTCTCTTCAGTGGATGCCAGCCTCTGACACATGTGTTTAGCACTTGCCATCCATCTTGCTCTGCCTGGGGAGGCCTGTAACTTCCTTATTCCAGCTAATAATCACGCTGAAGACCCAAGACAAAAATTTAAACTCCATGGACTTTTGCTTCTTTGTTCCTAGTATGTAGTGACTGCTTTTTCTTGATTTTCCTGTGCCTGATCTAATGAAAGCTGTTCCTTtcacatttttatcttttctttcatctctccTTGCCATAAAATTATTTGGTTTAGAATGCTATTCAGTGTCGCTTAGGTGTGGGAAGAATTTATCCAGTTTGGGTTGTAATAAATGAGTTTAAGTCAGAACTAAGAATCTGGTTCTTCAGtttgtctttcattattttaacaCACACATGGCCAACCTCAACTCCCTGCAGAAGTAACTAAGACATGGTACACTCAACTATATGTTTTTATCTCACAGTAGGGGAATAGCCTGATGTTTTATTCCTCAGGCTGATTTATAGATCTCTGATATCTCTGATCCTACATACTTAAGTGACCCAAAAAGCCCTTGGTGGAAGTTATATTGAAAAGGCAAGATTAGGAATGATCTCCTTATCTTTCTCTTCCAGTGAACATACTTCCACCAGAATGTCCTTTCTGATTGCAAACTGAATCATATTTCACTCTTGCTTAAGTCTTTGATGGCTTCTTATGATCTAttcctataaaatgaaaatacagaccCCTTAtcatgacatcttttttttttttttcattgtctttctctctcccacttcTTTGGTTTCATCTTCTCAGTATTGCAAATTCTAAGTTCCTATGATTCTACTTACACATAGTTCCCGAAACATGCTGCTTTTTATAAGCATCCACCCTTTTGCATGTCATCATCAAGACCAGGATGAACTTCTGATCTATCTATCCTGAAGACTCATAGTCACTTTTAAAAACACAGCCCAACTTTATTAAACTGTTAATTTattcagtaaaatttttattacttACTTACTACATCCCAAGCCATCCTGTGACAGGCACAAGAGATACAGAAGTGAATAAGACAAACTTGAACTATCTCAGTATTTACCAGAAGTCACACACTATGGGACATATCTGTATTAAAGGTACAATTTTTTCCTCATTCAACATAAAATGTGTAGGggtatatatttcaaaaaataaagtaagggacttccctggtggtccagtggtgaagactctgtgcttccagtgcagggggtgcaggttcaatccctggtcagggaactaagatcccgcatgccgtgggacatagccaaaaataaataaataaataaacaaacaaaaccaaaaaaagtgcTGCTTTATCAgcaaacagaaatagaattttaataaataaataaataaaataaaactaaagtgtAAAGGCATGAATGTTCaccttttttgaggaactgtaaTATTTAGAAACTTTGTCAGTGTGCAAGAAAGACAATGTTCTCTAGATGTTAACTAGTTGTTGTTCCCTTTAGAGAAGGCATGTGCCTCTGGTTCTCGGAACCCATCTCTACTTATGGATCTTCTGACATGGAAGCTGAATGTTGGTTTctcttaccactaggttcatgCTACTGTTTCAAAACCCATTCTAGTTCATTATTTTCCCTTACTTGCCTGGCTCTCCTAGATATTTTGAGTTTGTGACATCTGTACCCTTTATTTTTTGAAGCTTTTCCCAGGCCCTCTCCTTGCCCCTTACCCTAATGAGTAAATCACACCTTGACTTAGCTTTCCTTTTATCTCAGACATATTTCTATTGCTGATCTTGTTggactgattattttttaaaataattttaaatgagattttagtTGAAATGTGACATACATATGAATTTGTACACAAATCGTTACTTCACAGATGTAGCCTTTATTCTGACCTCTAACCCGtatattagttttgcctgtttttgaactttaaaatgaaattatatagtaTCTATCAATTTGTCTTGGGCTTCGTTATTAAATATTGTGTTTATGTGATCCTTCCATGCTATTAAACATACCAGTAgtctgtttattttcctttatgtatAATATTCAAGGTACCAAAACaccaaaatgtatttattcattctgcCTTTGCTGGTCAGAAGGGCTGTTTCAAGCTTGGATCTGTtagaaataatgtataaaatactCTTTTATTCTTGTACATATCTTTTGATATACAAATGGAGATATTTCTATTGGGTAATATATTTAGGAGTAAAGTTGACAAATTGTATGAAACGTGCCTGCTCAGCTTTATTTTATACCATGACAAAGTTATGGCCTGTAGTTATACCAATATTGATTTCTACTCTCAAAAGCATAAGAATTCCAGTTGCTTTACATCCTCatccatatttataattgttagttCTTTTAagtttagccattctagtgagtaTGTAGTTATAACAAATAgtggttttattttgaatttctctgatgattCATCAGGttgagacatttttaaaatgcttctggCCATTTGaatattatttgtgtgtgtgtgtgtgtgtgtgtgtgtgtgtgtgtgtgtagtagatATTCAGGTCCTTAGCTCATGATTTTAGTTGGTTGTCTGTTTTTAGGATGCGAAGAGTTTTTTATGTAGTCCATATATTAGGTCTTTgttggagatatatatatttaatatcttctCCCATATCACTGCCTGCCTTTTCACTTAATCATGCCTTTAGACTGGAACAAGTTCCTTATTTTAAgttagtccaatttatcaatcttttatttATGGTTAGTACTTTTTTGTccttattaagaaaattaatgaaaatactgtatgataactttagaaaatgtttttgttttcctttcaacaTTTAAATATACCATCAATGTGAAAttgatgtgtgtttgtgtgtgtgtgtgtcctatgGGCCAAAATTGCAGTTGATCCAGCACCATCTCCTAAAAACTTGCTCCATTTTCTACTGCAGTTCAATGCCCTTGGTACATAAATCAAGTATCTATATATGGGTGTGTCAATATCTagactctttattctgttctattcactatttgtctattcttacaTCAATGTCATGcttaatttttcattgttttatttgtatttctgaaCTCTTCTCCAGAATTTGAGATCTTTGAAGGTTCCTGTTGGTCAATATATGACTAGACTTTCTGTAAAGGTTTGTTGATTtgagtttaaataaattatgttttggGTCAGATAGTAGTGAAATCTAGGGAAAGTGGTATTTAGATTTAGGATAGTACTGATGAGAAATTCTacatgttgtattttttttccatttggagtTTTATTTTGTGTGGGTGGAGACAAATATTCACTTCTCATCTCCCCATAGTTCAAAATTCTAAGAGCTGGATAATTAAGGGAAATTTTATATCCAATATTCCATGACTAGATAGGACTTGCTGATAGTTATACATTAGCCCACATGTGATAATTTTGTGTTGCCAGCTGTGGGTCATGTTTCttatttaattactttaataTCTGGCAAGGTAGTGATAATTGTTCCTAATTTAGCCAAGATCACACAGATTGTAAATTACTGATCTGAGatttatttccaagttttctcAAAGCATATGTTTCTCTAGTAAACTACATTATGATTACAGTACAAAATTTTGTTTACTTTAGCCAACTAATTCCAGATCAATATATTGATATTAGCTGATATTTATTGACTTCTAGCTTCATAGATATATTTCCTCTGGCTAAAATAAGTGGAGGATAGGTATTTAAGCTCTTTTttctacaaaaaattaaaaattctttattaacATCTAAGCACCAATGTGTTGATTGTGATTAACCCTCTGGGTATAGTTGTCTTTAAACTGGATATCAGAGGATTGCCTTCCTTCTGTCAAACCATGAACTCAAATAATATATTGCCCTTCTTTAATGAACTCTAATCAAGACAGCACTTTAGGTCTCTATCATAACCAATCATGAAACATTGTCCCTGGAGTTCAAAATCAGACAGAATCATCTTTTCCTTATCTTGCCTAAGATAgactgaagaaaattaaatatttacacttgAATAATAATTAGGTTAGGCTTTAAAGCAGCacacataaggaaaaaaatgtagggTTAGTCTAACAGATTGTTCAGATATTTTGAGCTGAGATTTTGGAATCTGAATCTTTACTCAAAGCTTAATTCTGAATAATCACTTCTCAATATAGAGAGTAGTTTCTTTCTTCTCCACTGAGACATAATTTTTCTTAggaacattttctaaaaattagagAAGGTGAAGCCATTGGGGGTGACTCTTAAGGAATGTACGGACTTCCAGTTTCAGCTccaacatgtaaagagcttagaagtCATCCCTTCTgtctaaaacaagaaaaagttgaACAACTTGAAAATCAGTGAGTTTTTCTGAAACCGTCAGAGAGCTGAAGGAAATTACATATGTCAGAAGCTCAGCTCCTCATAAAGAAAGGATGAACAGTGGAGAAATAATCTCTttaattttccttattattaaTTGATCCAAAAGAAATGTACACAATAGCATGACTACTTAATCATTGTTCCCTTcatcatttaaattattaaaccagtctcttgctttgtttttttaatatatagtccctgaaatgattgaaaaaatctatttaaataaaataactgttTCAGATTTACAACTCAATATTTCAGTGTATCATTTGATTAATACATTTGCATCATTTGAAGTTATTTCAGTGTGCATAATCGTTCAGTAAATAATAAGGAATTTCTATTACATGCCAACTTCTGTAAAGGGTGATGGAGATGCAGTGATAAACAAGACAGATACTATCCCTTCCTTTATGGAGGTTACACATTATCTGGGGGAGTAACAGAAAATAAGAGTAAACACTGATAAAGATATGGTACTATTAGAGTGTATAAGGTAGTATAAAGGGAGTGAAATGGTATTATAAATGGGGGGGGCAGCTACTTTCAGCAAAGTCAGAGacattttgtcttttaaagaatGACATATGAATTGTAACTAGAAGGATTAGGAGagcatcctgtgataaactgaaGCAGGTGTGTTCTAGGCAGGGAGAACAAGATCAAAAGCACAAACTTGGAGGGTATTCAGAACAAGAGGCTGGTGTGAATGGAGGGTAGTGAGTGATTTGAGAGTAGTACCAGAATTGACCAATATATTCAATGTATTAGACACTTTTGCCAACAACAGGGCCATCAAATCTCTCAGGTATGTTTAAAATGTATCTAACAAGCATTCGTTGTTTTCCAAAAACAGGGTAAACACAGCCAGATGGGCATCCAATTAGAGATGAATATTTCATCTATACTTATCATGAATCATAGCATCTTGCTGAGACAGTAAGACTCAAAGATCTTCATATTACATAAGAAAGACTGATTCTCTCACAAGacgatctttttttaaaattaatttttattggagtatagttgatttgccatgttgtgttagtttctgctgtacagcaaagtgaatcagttatacatgtacatatatcctctttttttagattattttcccatacaggtcTTTACAGAGTatttagtagagttccctgtgctatatagtaggtccttattagttacctattattagttatctattttatatatagtatatatatatactatatctatctatctatctatctattattagttatctattttatatatagtagtgtgtatatgtcaatcccaatctcccagtttatccttccccttttcccccttggtaaccataagtttgttttctacatctgtgactctttctgttttgtaaataagtttatttgtaccatttttttagattccacatataagtgataacatatatttgtctttctctgtctgacttacttcactcagtatgacaatctcaaggtccatccatgttgctgcaaatggcattatttcattcttttttatgactaagtaatattccattgtatatatgtactacatcttctttatccattcatctctcaatggacatttaggttgcttccatttccaggaagacaatctttaaaaataatttgcaacCATAAATATTAGTATTTGTTAATCAGTCATTAATCTAATTGTTTCATTGGAGTAACTCTAGGTTGACCTAAGATTTTGTAGGGTACACACCACtgaggaggagaagcaggaagtTCAGTAAGAATTTTTGCTTTGTGAAATGTCAGCAGCCATGCAGGGATAAGCAACAGTATTCTCCTCTAGATGTTTTAACATCATCTATTACTTCTATTCATGCATTTGTTTCACCAGATGAATAAAAATAGAACAGCAGAGTTTGAACTTTCAGATAGCTCCTTTGTAGCTATTATGTGACAGagaatatataatgtgtataacT
Coding sequences:
- the LOC133092925 gene encoding keratin-associated protein 26-1-like, which translates into the protein CHNYCSGNYSLGSLRNAHHVPPPSSIALCSMNVSGGDVLCLPSSCQNHTWLLNNGQETCSEPTSCQPANCEPSNCETSSCPSSGCYVPRPCQGTSFIPASSYISGSCFPVCYRPLSYVSSSCQPLNLLTYGCRPLGYLPGGPHPDSITHYSVYLLHVFNYSTPALISYHLLVHSTLPLLWDNSFGIVSSSLRPLCPLFSGCQPLTHVFSTCHPSCSAWGGLVICGGALCLISSCQPGSWTTAQSPVVSQPAANQPNMGPATVKSLDTVPLTAMFLDLQKLTLLLLLPVCPVQATHQPTPDAQTSQG